DNA from Eubalaena glacialis isolate mEubGla1 chromosome 2, mEubGla1.1.hap2.+ XY, whole genome shotgun sequence:
gagtttcaatttcctcattttaaaaatggcaattataatgcctacattgtaggtgtgttataaagattataaataatttgtgtaacacagtaggtgctcaataaatgattacttttgctattaatttaggttagctaggaaagggaaaaaatgcatcttatatccacattttctaaaacatgatgtctcaaattgatagagatcatgcttttttttgacataaaatacaatggGGGGCGGTCACGTGGACGTGAGCCCTCTCTCCGGCATATTTAAAAGGTGGCGTGGACCCAGTGACTTAACCTGGCCTACACTTCATCACTCAAATGTCCCGTGGCCGTGAGTTCTTAGGTCAAGGGCAAAAGCTGCCTGGCAGCAGGCTTGATGCAGCACCAAGTGGCCATCGTCACCGGCGGGGGTACGGGCATCGGAAAGGCCATCGCGACCGAGCTCCTGCATCTAGCACCATCTGAAAGTGGCGCCATTACATTCACTGACATTCGTCATCAGCTAGAACTCAGTTAAACGGTCATACCTACCTATAAGGGATACTGGGAAATAGAATCTTTAGGCATAGTGGAACTGCCAGAGAAGGTGTTTAAAACCTCACCAAATCCTTAGCTGTGGAACAGGCCAGCAGTGGAATAAGGATCGATTGTGTTGCCCCTTGATAACAATCCATATTCTTCCTTCAGAGCCACGCTGGTGAGGGAAGATGAAAAGAATCTGTGGAGCGTGCCTCGCGATGTGTCCCACACAGAGGCAGACGATGACAGGATCCTCTACAATTTGATCGTTGTTCGTAATCAACAGGCCAAAGATTCAGAGGAGTGGCAAAAACTCAACTATGATATCTACACCCTGCGACAGATTCGAAGGGAAGTGAGAAATAGATGGAAACGCATTTTAGAAGATTTAGGTTTTCAAAAGGAAGCAGACTCTTTGTTGTCAGTGACAAAACTCAGCACCATCAGTGATTCTAAAAACACAAGGAGAGCTCGGGAGATATTGTTGAGACTGGCTGAAGAGACCAATATTTTCCCAACCAGTTGGGAGCTTTCGGAGAGATATCTCTTTGTTGTGGACCATCTCATCACACTCGATGCTGTggaagaattctttaaaattgcCAGTCAAACTTACCCCAAGAAGCCTGGGGTCCCATGCCAGGCAGATGGCCAGAAAGAACTGCACTACCTTCCCTTTCTGAGTCCCTAAGGGAGAGGCTACGAGGCAGAATGGGATTTCTTCCACTGGAACTCAACAGCCTTCCAAAGTTGGACAGATGCGTGTAAAAGAGAATGAGCAAGAAGAGGGCTAGCTAAGAGAAAAAGGATTCTGAGTCCTACAAAAATCTAAGCGTTTGGATATCTGGCCATCATGAGGACTTGACCATATGAAAGTTGAGGCTGCGTTGAAACGCCCTGGTGATCTTGCATCAGAGAGTTGGCCAGTGGGATATTTCATCATGGGTGATTAGATTCCAAGAACCCATTGCCCccattttggttttggttgtaCAATAAGCTCTAGCCACTAATCCTATTGGGAGAATAAGATGTTCTAgttaataaaataagattaatagAGCTATCATTGAACCCAAATATGGattaccaatttttaaataattgttataTAATATAGGCTAACACCAAAATAATACCAGGTGTGACAAGACCTTTCTTTGATTTGGAAGCACCTACAGAACCTTGGAGGTGTTTGAGGCATCATTTTGAGATTATTCAGAAGTTTAGATGTACCAAATAAGAGAACTATCTAGGAGTGCTGCTCAGAAGTGAATCCTAAATAGAATGCTCCCAAGCAGAACTTCCTGCAGCTACACGTGAAAAGCTGTGTCTTCAGCTGTGCTACAAGCATCTTGAATTCTCAGTGTTA
Protein-coding regions in this window:
- the LOC133084632 gene encoding melanoregulin-like, with translation MQHQVAIVTGGGTGIGKAIATELLHLAPSESGAITFTDIRHQLELRSIVLPLDNNPYSSFRATLVREDEKNLWSVPRDVSHTEADDDRILYNLIVVRNQQAKDSEEWQKLNYDIYTLRQIRREVRNRWKRILEDLGFQKEADSLLSVTKLSTISDSKNTRRAREILLRLAEETNIFPTSWELSERYLFVVDHLITLDAVEEFFKIASQTYPKKPGVPCQADGQKELHYLPFLSP